A portion of the Channa argus isolate prfri chromosome 19, Channa argus male v1.0, whole genome shotgun sequence genome contains these proteins:
- the acbd5a gene encoding acyl-CoA-binding domain-containing protein 5A isoform X2 — translation MEVDSVKVEDDKHLTQLRFEAAVKVIKSLPPDGPFQPSNDMMLKFYSYYKQATVGPCNIPRPRFWDAVGKAKWDAWDSLGDMPKEAAMAAYVDQMKLILEGMPMTDEVEELLHVIGPFYELVEDKKKITQISDLSTGFGTILNSMPSKSVVKSIARSMEMNGTLETKPARLKPQEMKERSDEEAEQEDEGDEDEEEEEVVTQQRKDSQPKDKGSPRRRKLALSNGNVANGGPHLNNGSLCRAALNSTDSPEGPVSEPLLNGHHADGPNHLATDSDSEVYCDSVDQFGQEETSAHNRSLDETDEENHILHPLEETQDAQEEFQGPPHVIRCGGEDGETGGPVLQRSKLNIDGMRDGSLIRNGRGSRSAGRSSGSLLPVHGGGDGNGNWGGQLTPGESLNEQIVLVLARLQEDMQSVLQRLHVLEALTASQALSPSYKSSPVNKRSQKPSWWPFDISPTSLAFAVIWPFVVQWLIHLYLQRRRRRVN, via the exons ATGGAGGTGGACAGTGTCAAAGTGGAAGATGACAAGCATCTGACCCAGCTGAGGTTCGAAGCCGCCGTGAAAGTGATCAAGAGTTTACCCCCGGAcg gTCCCTTTCAGCCCTCTAATGACATGATGCTCAAGTTCTACAGTTACTACAAACAAGCAACCGTAGGGCCATGCAATATACCCCGACCTCGCTTCTGGGATGCAGTGGGTAAAGCAAAATG GGATGCATGGGATTCTCTTGGAGATATGCCAAAAGAAGCAGCCATGGCAGCCTATGTTGATCAAATGAAACTG ATTCTGGAGGGCATGCCCATGACAGACGAGGTGGAGGAGCTCTTGCATGTCATCGGCCCATTCTACGAGTTGgttgaggacaaaaaaaagatcaCGCAGATATCAGACCTGAGCACAG GGTTTGGTACAATACTGAATTCAATGCCATCAAAAAGTGTTGTGAAGAGCATCGCCAGATCCATGGAAATGAACGGCACTCTGGAGACCAAGCCTGCCAGGCTCAAACCACAGGAAATGAAGGAAAGGTCAGATGAAGAAGCAGAACAGGAGGATGAAggggatgaggatgaggaagaggaagaagttgTGACCCAGCAGAGAAAGG attcaCAGCCAAAGGATAAGGGTTCACCCAGGAGACGCAAATTGGCACTGTCCAATGGTAATGTGGCTAATGGAGGCCCCCATCTGAACAATGGGAGCCTCTGCAGGGCTGCCCTGAACAGCACTGACTCCCCGGAGGGTCCTGTCAGCGAGCCTCTGCTCAACGGTCATCATGCAG ATGGCCCCAATCACCTGGCCACTGACTCAGACAGTGAAGTCTACTGTGACTCTGTGGATCAGTTTGGCCAGGAGGAG ACCTCAGCGCATAACCGCTCGTTGGATGAAACGGATGAGGAGAACCACATCCTGCATCCTCTGGAGGAGACGCAAGATGCCCAGGAAGAATTTCAAGGTCCTCCTCATGTCATCAGGTGTGGAGGAGAAGATGGAGAGACTGGTGGACCAGTGTTGCAGAGGAGCAAGCTGAATATAGATGGAATGAGGGATGGCTCTTTGATCAGAAATGGAAGGG GCTCCAGGTCAGCCGGCCGCAGTTCTGGATCTCTACTGCCCGTCCATGGTGGGGGAGATGGGAATGGCAACTGGGGAGGACAATTAACACCCGGCGAGAGCCTGAACGAGCAGATAGTCTTGGTGCTGGCTAGACTGCAGGAGGACATGCAAAGTGTCCTGCAGAGACTGCACGTCCTGGAGGCTCTAACTGCAAGCCAG GCTCTGTCTCCTTCTTACAAATCATCTCCAGTGAATAAGAGAAGCCAG AAACCATCCTGGTGGCCTTTTGACATTTCTCCAACCAGTTTGGCCTTTGCTGTGATTTGGCCATTTGTAGTACAGTGGCTTATCCACCTTTACCTGCAGAGGAGAAGAAG ACGAGTCAACTGA
- the acbd5a gene encoding acyl-CoA-binding domain-containing protein 5A isoform X1 — protein sequence MEVDSVKVEDDKHLTQLRFEAAVKVIKSLPPDGPFQPSNDMMLKFYSYYKQATVGPCNIPRPRFWDAVGKAKWDAWDSLGDMPKEAAMAAYVDQMKLILEGMPMTDEVEELLHVIGPFYELVEDKKKITQISDLSTGFGTILNSMPSKSVVKSIARSMEMNGTLETKPARLKPQEMKERSDEEAEQEDEGDEDEEEEEVVTQQRKDSQPKDKGSPRRRKLALSNGNVANGGPHLNNGSLCRAALNSTDSPEGPVSEPLLNGHHADLDADGPNHLATDSDSEVYCDSVDQFGQEETSAHNRSLDETDEENHILHPLEETQDAQEEFQGPPHVIRCGGEDGETGGPVLQRSKLNIDGMRDGSLIRNGRGSRSAGRSSGSLLPVHGGGDGNGNWGGQLTPGESLNEQIVLVLARLQEDMQSVLQRLHVLEALTASQALSPSYKSSPVNKRSQKPSWWPFDISPTSLAFAVIWPFVVQWLIHLYLQRRRRRVN from the exons ATGGAGGTGGACAGTGTCAAAGTGGAAGATGACAAGCATCTGACCCAGCTGAGGTTCGAAGCCGCCGTGAAAGTGATCAAGAGTTTACCCCCGGAcg gTCCCTTTCAGCCCTCTAATGACATGATGCTCAAGTTCTACAGTTACTACAAACAAGCAACCGTAGGGCCATGCAATATACCCCGACCTCGCTTCTGGGATGCAGTGGGTAAAGCAAAATG GGATGCATGGGATTCTCTTGGAGATATGCCAAAAGAAGCAGCCATGGCAGCCTATGTTGATCAAATGAAACTG ATTCTGGAGGGCATGCCCATGACAGACGAGGTGGAGGAGCTCTTGCATGTCATCGGCCCATTCTACGAGTTGgttgaggacaaaaaaaagatcaCGCAGATATCAGACCTGAGCACAG GGTTTGGTACAATACTGAATTCAATGCCATCAAAAAGTGTTGTGAAGAGCATCGCCAGATCCATGGAAATGAACGGCACTCTGGAGACCAAGCCTGCCAGGCTCAAACCACAGGAAATGAAGGAAAGGTCAGATGAAGAAGCAGAACAGGAGGATGAAggggatgaggatgaggaagaggaagaagttgTGACCCAGCAGAGAAAGG attcaCAGCCAAAGGATAAGGGTTCACCCAGGAGACGCAAATTGGCACTGTCCAATGGTAATGTGGCTAATGGAGGCCCCCATCTGAACAATGGGAGCCTCTGCAGGGCTGCCCTGAACAGCACTGACTCCCCGGAGGGTCCTGTCAGCGAGCCTCTGCTCAACGGTCATCATGCAG ATCTCGATGCAGATGGCCCCAATCACCTGGCCACTGACTCAGACAGTGAAGTCTACTGTGACTCTGTGGATCAGTTTGGCCAGGAGGAG ACCTCAGCGCATAACCGCTCGTTGGATGAAACGGATGAGGAGAACCACATCCTGCATCCTCTGGAGGAGACGCAAGATGCCCAGGAAGAATTTCAAGGTCCTCCTCATGTCATCAGGTGTGGAGGAGAAGATGGAGAGACTGGTGGACCAGTGTTGCAGAGGAGCAAGCTGAATATAGATGGAATGAGGGATGGCTCTTTGATCAGAAATGGAAGGG GCTCCAGGTCAGCCGGCCGCAGTTCTGGATCTCTACTGCCCGTCCATGGTGGGGGAGATGGGAATGGCAACTGGGGAGGACAATTAACACCCGGCGAGAGCCTGAACGAGCAGATAGTCTTGGTGCTGGCTAGACTGCAGGAGGACATGCAAAGTGTCCTGCAGAGACTGCACGTCCTGGAGGCTCTAACTGCAAGCCAG GCTCTGTCTCCTTCTTACAAATCATCTCCAGTGAATAAGAGAAGCCAG AAACCATCCTGGTGGCCTTTTGACATTTCTCCAACCAGTTTGGCCTTTGCTGTGATTTGGCCATTTGTAGTACAGTGGCTTATCCACCTTTACCTGCAGAGGAGAAGAAG ACGAGTCAACTGA